Sequence from the Christiangramia fulva genome:
GGCGAAAAGGCAAAACATGTTGAATTGCTCGAAATGGGTGAAAACGGACAAAAACTTCTTTATACCTATTCCACCGCTTCCAAATTACCTGAATATTATGTGACCGATCTAAAAAAAGGCCGTAGGAATGTAGGTCTTGAGAATACTAAAGAATTTGTTTCCCTGAATGATAAATTGAAGAAAAAGCCAATAGCAAAATCTGAAGTTATTTACTGGAAAGGCGCAAACAATGATTCTATCAGCGGAATATTATTTTATCCGAAGAACTATAAAAAAGATCAGAAATATCCGCTGATTGTTTCAATTCATGGAGGGCCAACAGGAGTAGACCAGGATTCATGGTCAGAAAGTTGGGCATATTTCCCGCAGATCTATACCGATAAAGGCGCTTTTGTGCTAAAGCCAAATTATCACGGTTCGGGATCTCATAGCCTCGAATTTATCGAATCTATTAAAAACGGAAATTATTATATCCTCGACCAGGAAGACATTAAAAAAGGAATTGATTTTCTCAACGAAAAGGGGATGATAGACATGGATAAACTGGGGATTAAAGGCTGGTCAAACGGCGCTATTCTTACCACCTGGATGACGCTGCAGTATCCTGATATGTTCAAGGTAGCGGCACCGGGGGCAGGAGACGTTAACTGGACCTCCGATTACGGGACCTGCCAGTTCGGGGTTACTTTTGACCAGAGTTACATGGGCGGCGCTCCCTGGGATGATACCAATGGAAAAACCTATAACCAATGGTATGTTGAAAATTCTCCGATTTTTGAGATCGAAAAAATTAAAACTCCAACAATCATTTTCCACGGAAGTGAAGATCGTGCGGTACCACGTGACCAGGGATGGGAATACTATCGAGGTTTACAACAGGTAGGACAGGCTCCGGTGAAATTTTTATGGTTTCCGGGACAGCCACACGGATTGCAGAAAGTGACGCATCAGCTTCGGAAAATGAAAGAGGAGATCGCATGGATTGATAAATACCTGTTTGAGAAAGAGGAAAATAAAAATGAGGCTTTTAAAGAAGAAAGTCCGCTGGCAGCGCAACTTATCATTCAAAAGAATATGAATGAAAATGGCTATTACGGCAGCCTGAAAAACGGGAAATTAACTCCTGAAATGGTTTCACTGGGAAAAGATACTATCTCGATCGGGCGTTTTGAAGTTACCAATGCGCAATATCAACAATTTAAGGGAGGAGAACTGGATGTGCTTCATGCAAACGAGCCGGTAACAGGCTTGAGCAAGGAGGAAATCGGGAATTATTTGAACTGGTTAAATGAAACCACAGGTTCGAATTACCGACTTCCGAATAAAAAAGAAGCAGAAAAGCTTTCCAAACTGGCCAAAAA
This genomic interval carries:
- a CDS encoding S9 family peptidase, yielding MKKTLLCLLGLLLISSINAQEDQKWEPKEIINTQYVGNPLFSHDSKMVIWSKKESLEKEDKFVNHLYLTYLDKDKKDKFRTVQLTRGKESEGNALFGKNNENIYFTSSRDEGKKLWKLSLYGGEPEEVHEFENDISDFKWKDEHTLFFVSSEGKSLYDIKNEKDNTQIIEDTLHWNPKRIYSYDLDSEEIKRITNNDYRVSDYEVSRDGKYLIYRLTLSPDFGVDGNPKPTYFLKNLSTGEETQILKGLQSPGNFKFTANSNGFFFLATKSSNPEWEGAGISELYYYDLSSNNYKKVDLHWENGLEYNYMISGDDVIAQLANGALKKVAAYIKDGDSWKMREFDLGEKAKHVELLEMGENGQKLLYTYSTASKLPEYYVTDLKKGRRNVGLENTKEFVSLNDKLKKKPIAKSEVIYWKGANNDSISGILFYPKNYKKDQKYPLIVSIHGGPTGVDQDSWSESWAYFPQIYTDKGAFVLKPNYHGSGSHSLEFIESIKNGNYYILDQEDIKKGIDFLNEKGMIDMDKLGIKGWSNGAILTTWMTLQYPDMFKVAAPGAGDVNWTSDYGTCQFGVTFDQSYMGGAPWDDTNGKTYNQWYVENSPIFEIEKIKTPTIIFHGSEDRAVPRDQGWEYYRGLQQVGQAPVKFLWFPGQPHGLQKVTHQLRKMKEEIAWIDKYLFEKEENKNEAFKEESPLAAQLIIQKNMNENGYYGSLKNGKLTPEMVSLGKDTISIGRFEVTNAQYQQFKGGELDVLHANEPVTGLSKEEIGNYLNWLNETTGSNYRLPNKKEAEKLSKLAKKNFKGQNNLNYWAGYELNQLDVDDLKKKTAELKSSLIQPVGSHLPVKISEKQIFDIGGNVAEYYKDGDELKVYDFSAYDFVDPYSNENKTPAKYTGFRLVKEKE